Proteins encoded by one window of Emticicia oligotrophica DSM 17448:
- a CDS encoding glycosyltransferase family 2 protein yields MKISVVILTLNNIRTIKEVLIAVVGWADEVFVLDSGSTDDTLNVAEEFGCKIEYRKFDGFGTQKRYAVDKAKNDWIFIVDSDEVVTEELKNEINISLQSDDYQGYMIPNTLFFLGGIMRYGREYKMPHLRLFNRKFGNYNDREVHEDVELKGKIKTLKNHIIHYSYTDLAEVFLKINNYSTRGANELFRRKKGASILKVITKFPITFLTEYLIRLNFLNGYRGFVWSFAQSVYGTMKYLKLREMNEKGKSK; encoded by the coding sequence ATGAAAATTTCTGTAGTAATACTTACACTTAATAATATACGTACGATTAAAGAAGTGCTAATTGCAGTAGTTGGCTGGGCTGATGAAGTTTTTGTGCTCGATAGCGGAAGTACTGACGACACTTTAAATGTGGCCGAGGAATTCGGGTGTAAGATTGAATATCGTAAATTTGATGGTTTTGGTACTCAAAAACGTTATGCGGTAGATAAGGCAAAAAACGATTGGATTTTCATTGTAGATTCGGATGAAGTAGTAACCGAAGAATTGAAAAATGAAATTAATATTTCATTGCAAAGTGATGACTATCAAGGATATATGATTCCCAATACACTTTTCTTTTTAGGAGGAATCATGCGTTATGGAAGGGAATATAAAATGCCACATTTGCGACTTTTTAATAGGAAATTCGGCAATTATAATGACCGTGAAGTGCACGAGGATGTTGAACTTAAAGGAAAAATAAAAACTTTAAAAAATCACATTATCCATTATAGCTATACAGATTTGGCTGAAGTTTTTCTGAAAATCAACAATTATTCCACTCGCGGAGCCAACGAATTATTTCGACGAAAAAAAGGGGCTTCCATACTTAAAGTTATCACTAAGTTCCCAATTACTTTCTTGACAGAATACCTCATTCGACTTAATTTTTTGAACGGATACCGTGGCTTTGTTTGGTCTTTTGCACAAAGTGTATATGGTACTATGAAGTATTTGAAGTTGAGAGAAATGAATGAAAAGGGAAAAAGTAAATAA
- a CDS encoding metallophosphoesterase family protein, producing the protein MTKIGLISDTHGFLDEAVFEHFKDCDEIWHAGDIGSIEIIEKLERFKPTRFVFGNIDSKEIQWRVPENQHFTLEGLEIWMTHIGGAPPKYNPAVKKQFKVKIPDVFVCGHSHILRAMRDISMNNMIYLNPGAAGKEGFHKMKTLLRFILDSGKMSNLEVIELGFRGTAHSTTKS; encoded by the coding sequence ATGACCAAAATTGGTTTAATATCCGATACACATGGTTTTTTAGATGAAGCAGTATTTGAACACTTCAAAGATTGTGATGAAATTTGGCATGCAGGAGATATTGGGTCAATTGAAATAATAGAAAAGCTTGAAAGATTCAAACCAACTCGCTTTGTTTTTGGTAATATTGATAGCAAGGAAATTCAGTGGCGAGTACCAGAAAATCAGCATTTTACACTCGAAGGTTTAGAAATTTGGATGACCCATATTGGCGGTGCTCCTCCGAAATATAATCCAGCTGTAAAAAAACAGTTCAAAGTAAAAATACCCGATGTTTTTGTGTGTGGACATTCACATATTCTAAGAGCAATGCGTGATATTTCCATGAATAATATGATTTACTTAAATCCTGGGGCTGCTGGTAAAGAGGGATTTCATAAAATGAAAACTTTACTTAGATTTATCTTGGATTCAGGAAAAATGTCTAACTTAGAAGTTATCGAGTTAGGTTTTCGAGGAACTGCACATTCGACCACGAAATCATGA
- a CDS encoding mechanosensitive ion channel domain-containing protein translates to MLRILINDTERIFMMLFCLLAAFIVNLLLQKILFKNIIKNLSEKADITRIKFFQHLTTTAIWLIGIGLAFSFIPAFYTLSHTILAGAGLISIVVSLSSQQALSNIISGVLLIVYKPFKIGEKIKVGDIMGRVNDIDLRQTTLIDEVGNIIIMPNSNIGSQTIIKLIEKGND, encoded by the coding sequence ATGCTTAGAATTCTGATTAATGATACCGAACGCATTTTCATGATGTTGTTTTGTTTGCTGGCAGCATTTATTGTTAATCTTTTACTACAAAAAATTCTTTTCAAAAATATTATCAAAAACTTATCTGAAAAAGCTGATATTACACGAATAAAGTTTTTTCAACATCTTACAACTACCGCCATTTGGTTGATTGGAATTGGCCTTGCTTTTTCTTTTATTCCTGCCTTTTATACTTTGAGCCATACGATTTTAGCAGGTGCGGGACTTATTTCAATCGTAGTAAGTTTATCATCTCAGCAAGCACTCAGCAATATTATCAGTGGAGTTTTGTTGATTGTTTATAAGCCATTCAAAATTGGGGAGAAAATTAAAGTAGGCGATATTATGGGTAGGGTAAATGATATTGATTTGCGTCAAACTACATTAATTGACGAAGTTGGCAATATTATTATTATGCCGAATTCTAATATTGGCAGTCAAACAATAATCAAGCTGATAGAGAAAGGGAATGATTAA
- a CDS encoding FAD:protein FMN transferase → MHLSAQTRYEFSHPQMGTMFRVVVYASDSIQAKTAVKKAFIRLDELNMILSDYREDSETNTLCRTAGSDQYVKVSEDLWNILQESVKATKYSDGYFDVTIGPLSQLWRRMKRQKQLPTNSQIAEAKQRVGIEKIVFDSKNQSIKLDVKGMRLDFGGIGKGYAEDKMMQILKENGINSALIEAGGNILVSDAPNDSPKGWEIIIKNMKYYLKNRGISTSGDVYQFVEIEGKKYAHILDPKTGIGYAEPHQISIIAKDGSSSDWLSTALYLMPAIDGQKLAKKLKAKVL, encoded by the coding sequence ATGCATCTTTCTGCACAAACAAGATATGAGTTTTCACACCCACAAATGGGCACCATGTTTCGAGTAGTTGTTTATGCTTCCGATTCCATTCAAGCCAAAACCGCTGTTAAAAAGGCATTCATACGCTTAGATGAATTGAATATGATTTTGAGCGATTATAGAGAAGACAGTGAAACCAACACACTTTGTCGAACAGCAGGCAGTGACCAGTATGTAAAAGTTAGTGAAGATTTATGGAATATTTTACAGGAATCGGTCAAAGCAACTAAATATTCAGACGGTTATTTCGATGTAACTATTGGCCCGCTTAGTCAGTTATGGCGACGTATGAAAAGACAAAAGCAACTACCTACAAATTCACAAATTGCAGAAGCCAAACAAAGAGTTGGCATTGAAAAAATAGTTTTTGACTCTAAAAATCAATCTATTAAGCTTGATGTAAAGGGTATGCGTTTAGATTTTGGAGGAATTGGAAAGGGCTATGCCGAAGATAAAATGATGCAGATTCTGAAAGAAAATGGGATAAATTCTGCTTTGATAGAAGCTGGTGGAAATATTTTAGTTTCCGACGCACCTAACGATTCTCCAAAGGGTTGGGAAATTATCATAAAAAACATGAAATACTATTTAAAAAACCGCGGAATTTCTACTTCGGGCGATGTTTATCAATTTGTAGAGATTGAAGGGAAAAAATATGCTCATATTCTTGACCCAAAAACTGGAATTGGCTACGCAGAACCACACCAAATAAGTATCATTGCTAAAGATGGAAGCAGTTCGGATTGGCTCTCAACCGCCCTTTATTTAATGCCTGCAATTGATGGCCAAAAACTTGCAAAAAAGTTAAAAGCTAAGGTTTTATAG
- the nhaD gene encoding sodium:proton antiporter NhaD has protein sequence MLITIIFIIGYLAIAFEHPIKINKTASALLVGTICWTVYAMSGSDSHAIQEHLSHHLASIAEILFFLLGAMTIVELIDAHQGFKIITDQISSKSAVTLLWVISFLAFFLSAALDNLTTAIVMVSLLRKIIAHADQRKFFAGVVIIAANAGGAWSPIGDVTTTMLWIGGQIMAINIMKGLFIPSLISLVVPLAAISLKLKGQQIDSKLVEEKDFAETTAKERNTMFFVGLGSLLFVPIFKTITHLPPYMGMMLGLGVVWVVGEILHSAKDEEERKPFTASYALSRIDSSSILFFLGILLAIGCLESTGLLSNLAQSMNDSIGNQDLIILLIGLASSVVDNVPLVAATMGMYNLSTFPTDHRIWEFLAYCAGTGGSILIIGSAAGVAVMGMEKIDFIWYLKRISLLALLGYFAGAVVYIIL, from the coding sequence ATGCTTATTACTATTATATTCATCATTGGCTATTTGGCCATTGCATTCGAACACCCTATAAAAATTAATAAAACGGCTTCTGCCCTACTCGTTGGGACAATCTGTTGGACAGTATATGCAATGAGCGGCTCTGATAGTCATGCAATACAAGAGCACCTCTCTCATCATTTGGCTAGTATTGCAGAAATTTTATTTTTCTTGCTTGGAGCCATGACCATAGTCGAGTTAATTGATGCTCACCAAGGATTTAAGATTATTACCGACCAAATTTCAAGTAAAAGTGCCGTAACGCTTCTTTGGGTGATTAGTTTCTTAGCTTTTTTCCTTTCGGCTGCTCTTGATAACCTTACTACGGCGATTGTAATGGTTTCATTATTAAGAAAAATTATTGCTCATGCAGACCAACGTAAGTTTTTTGCTGGTGTGGTAATTATTGCAGCCAATGCAGGCGGGGCGTGGTCGCCAATTGGTGATGTGACGACCACAATGCTTTGGATTGGAGGGCAAATTATGGCTATAAATATCATGAAGGGCCTATTTATTCCAAGTCTAATCTCTTTGGTTGTACCGCTTGCAGCTATAAGTTTAAAATTGAAAGGCCAGCAAATTGATAGTAAGCTAGTTGAAGAGAAAGATTTTGCAGAAACTACTGCTAAAGAACGAAATACAATGTTTTTTGTAGGTTTAGGTTCGCTTCTTTTTGTACCGATTTTTAAAACAATCACCCATCTTCCTCCTTATATGGGTATGATGCTTGGTTTAGGAGTAGTATGGGTAGTTGGAGAAATCCTACATAGTGCCAAAGACGAAGAAGAACGCAAACCTTTTACAGCTTCTTATGCCCTAAGTCGAATAGATTCGAGTAGTATTCTATTCTTTTTAGGTATTTTATTGGCCATTGGCTGCTTAGAATCTACTGGTTTATTGAGCAATTTAGCTCAAAGTATGAATGATTCGATTGGTAATCAAGACCTTATCATTTTATTAATCGGCTTGGCCTCATCAGTAGTAGATAATGTTCCTTTAGTAGCCGCAACTATGGGAATGTACAACCTTTCAACATTTCCGACAGACCACCGAATTTGGGAATTTTTGGCCTATTGTGCGGGTACTGGCGGCAGTATTCTAATCATTGGTTCTGCGGCTGGAGTTGCAGTAATGGGTATGGAAAAAATTGATTTTATTTGGTATTTGAAGCGAATTTCACTTTTGGCACTTCTTGGCTATTTCGCAGGGGCAGTTGTCTATATAATTTTGTGA
- a CDS encoding RNA polymerase sigma factor, with the protein MDERQLITELQKGSQNAFRHLVESFQSKVFNTVLSIVQNIEEAEDVAQEVFIEVYESVGKFKGEAKISTWIYRIATTKALEVHRKKKAVKRFAFLTSLFGEDDEIVHHPVEFEHPGVVFENKERAKVLFAHINQLPDNQKVAFSLFNVEGLSYQEISEVMQITISSVESLIFRAKTNLRKTLKDHYVNKSI; encoded by the coding sequence TTGGACGAAAGACAACTGATTACTGAATTACAGAAAGGCTCACAAAATGCTTTTCGCCACCTCGTTGAATCATTTCAAAGCAAGGTGTTTAACACGGTATTGTCTATTGTCCAAAATATTGAAGAAGCTGAAGATGTTGCTCAAGAAGTATTTATTGAAGTATATGAATCGGTTGGTAAATTTAAAGGAGAAGCAAAAATTTCTACTTGGATTTACCGAATTGCAACCACAAAAGCTTTAGAGGTACATCGCAAGAAAAAAGCAGTTAAGCGATTTGCATTCTTAACAAGCCTTTTCGGTGAAGATGATGAAATCGTACATCACCCCGTTGAATTTGAGCATCCGGGTGTAGTTTTTGAAAATAAAGAACGAGCAAAAGTATTATTTGCTCATATAAATCAATTGCCTGATAATCAAAAAGTTGCGTTTTCATTATTTAATGTTGAAGGATTAAGTTATCAGGAAATTTCGGAGGTTATGCAGATTACCATTTCATCAGTGGAATCATTAATATTTCGGGCAAAAACAAATCTTCGAAAAACACTTAAAGACCATTATGTGAACAAAAGCATATAA
- a CDS encoding Spy/CpxP family protein refolding chaperone yields the protein MKENSKFRLLWVAVGVLLLLNISLLAWISFFSKMLPREPQRLFLETELKFDEKQAEAYRKLRHEHAEQMRSLRDGVKEMKEAYYADLDKTISEDSLKERAEKIEGRMVEADVITFKHFQQVREMCTPEQQKHFDEVIIELIRSLERPGPPRRGPHPEGMPPERR from the coding sequence ATGAAAGAAAATAGTAAATTTCGATTACTTTGGGTGGCAGTAGGCGTTCTGTTGCTACTTAATATTAGCTTGTTAGCTTGGATTAGCTTTTTTTCAAAAATGCTTCCTAGAGAACCTCAAAGATTATTCTTAGAAACTGAATTAAAGTTTGATGAAAAGCAAGCCGAAGCCTATCGAAAACTTCGACACGAACATGCCGAGCAGATGAGAAGCTTGCGTGATGGGGTAAAAGAAATGAAAGAGGCTTATTATGCCGATTTAGACAAAACAATTTCTGAAGATTCGCTGAAGGAAAGAGCTGAAAAAATTGAAGGGAGAATGGTAGAAGCAGATGTCATTACTTTTAAGCATTTTCAACAAGTAAGAGAAATGTGCACACCTGAACAGCAAAAACATTTTGATGAAGTGATTATTGAACTCATTCGTTCACTAGAACGCCCCGGACCGCCAAGAAGAGGACCGCACCCAGAGGGGATGCCTCCCGAAAGACGATAA
- a CDS encoding YHYH protein, whose product MKKSIAVICFFAVNTLITSACKDSNSEMTPNDGSSNTNTASSTTNTASANATTSLELFKKIYGATEVYIEGNYAVIKTNGLPDHKTPYYKDTQWANTMYEGYNGTNTKFNLNPNRITSQSLVFKIPINPTKANKSSATPLGPIGVSLNGVPFFNQYAAMNAPLTNEINSFDQYNGHPQQQGQYHYHVEPTYLTTKKGKDALLGFLLDGFPVYGPLEKGKTVSNSDLDGYHGHTHATTEYPNGIYHYHITDADPYINGNGFYGTAGTVSK is encoded by the coding sequence ATGAAAAAGTCAATAGCAGTCATTTGTTTTTTTGCAGTAAATACGCTTATTACTTCTGCATGTAAGGATTCAAATTCAGAGATGACACCAAACGATGGTAGTAGTAATACGAATACTGCTTCAAGCACTACCAATACAGCAAGTGCTAATGCCACTACTTCGCTCGAATTATTTAAAAAAATCTATGGAGCAACTGAGGTTTACATTGAAGGTAATTATGCTGTCATCAAAACCAATGGTTTACCCGACCACAAGACTCCTTATTATAAAGATACCCAATGGGCCAATACTATGTATGAAGGATACAATGGAACGAATACAAAGTTCAATTTGAATCCAAATCGCATTACTTCACAAAGCTTGGTGTTCAAAATTCCAATCAATCCAACTAAAGCAAATAAGTCAAGTGCTACGCCGCTCGGTCCAATTGGCGTTTCACTCAATGGTGTGCCATTTTTCAATCAATATGCGGCAATGAATGCTCCATTAACAAATGAAATTAATAGTTTTGACCAATATAATGGGCATCCTCAACAACAAGGTCAGTACCACTATCATGTTGAACCTACCTATCTAACTACTAAAAAAGGGAAAGATGCACTTTTAGGATTTTTGTTAGATGGTTTTCCTGTTTATGGGCCACTTGAAAAAGGGAAAACTGTTTCAAATAGCGATTTAGATGGTTATCATGGACATACTCACGCTACAACCGAATATCCGAACGGTATTTATCATTATCACATTACTGATGCAGACCCTTATATCAATGGAAATGGTTTCTATGGCACGGCAGGTACTGTTTCTAAGTAG
- a CDS encoding toxin-antitoxin system YwqK family antitoxin, with translation MQTLISMEMVSMARQVLFLSSICLILVACQSKNIQETLLKVHESDAAFSRNQGQLFYKNQLFSGIQFAVFTNGDTARITHFKEGKEQGSSKVWYENGQLAEQRFYNKGKKEGIHRAWWPDGKPRFEYHFKNDEHHGVQRDWFPNGRLAEVFHYQNGHEEGPQQMWFDDGTLKANYVIKDGRRYGLPGVKNCVSVVENNIFQAKK, from the coding sequence ATGCAGACCCTTATATCAATGGAAATGGTTTCTATGGCACGGCAGGTACTGTTTCTAAGTAGTATTTGTTTAATATTGGTTGCTTGTCAATCAAAAAACATTCAAGAAACTTTGCTAAAAGTCCATGAGTCTGATGCTGCATTTAGCCGAAATCAAGGGCAATTGTTTTATAAGAATCAGCTTTTTTCGGGAATTCAGTTTGCAGTTTTTACGAATGGCGATACTGCTAGAATTACTCATTTTAAAGAGGGGAAGGAACAAGGTTCTAGTAAAGTATGGTACGAAAATGGTCAGTTGGCCGAACAAAGATTCTACAATAAAGGTAAAAAGGAGGGTATTCATCGAGCATGGTGGCCAGATGGTAAACCACGATTTGAATATCATTTTAAAAACGATGAACATCATGGGGTGCAAAGAGATTGGTTTCCTAATGGACGTTTAGCAGAGGTTTTTCATTATCAAAATGGTCATGAAGAAGGCCCTCAACAAATGTGGTTTGATGATGGTACTTTAAAGGCAAACTACGTAATAAAGGATGGTAGAAGGTATGGCTTGCCGGGTGTTAAAAACTGTGTTTCGGTAGTAGAAAACAATATTTTTCAAGCAAAAAAATGA
- a CDS encoding SCO family protein, translated as MIFKILNIKEAEGCKYFFVLLFFGLVACQTKEQIQKHSLPYYNTADFTPNWYSQSQLDTLKLHQIANFSFTDQEGKNITQETVKGKIFVANFFFTICPSICPTMTQNLQVVQKAFGNDTNIVMISHSVMPATDSVAQLKKYANRWKIDSQRWHLLTGEKEKIYSLARESYFAEKEIGLQKEKNEFLHTENAFLIDKHGHIRGVYNATLPLDIENLVKDIHVLKSVD; from the coding sequence ATGATTTTTAAAATCTTAAATATAAAAGAAGCAGAAGGGTGTAAATATTTTTTTGTGCTTTTGTTCTTTGGTTTGGTTGCGTGTCAAACCAAAGAACAAATCCAAAAACACAGCTTACCCTATTATAATACTGCCGATTTTACCCCTAACTGGTATTCTCAAAGCCAATTAGATACATTAAAATTGCATCAAATTGCCAATTTTAGTTTTACTGACCAAGAGGGTAAAAATATTACCCAAGAGACTGTAAAAGGAAAAATATTTGTAGCCAATTTCTTTTTTACTATTTGCCCAAGTATTTGTCCAACTATGACTCAAAATCTACAAGTTGTCCAAAAAGCTTTTGGGAATGATACGAATATAGTAATGATTTCTCATTCAGTAATGCCTGCTACTGACTCGGTAGCACAATTAAAAAAATATGCTAATCGTTGGAAAATTGATTCTCAGCGATGGCATTTGTTAACTGGCGAGAAAGAAAAAATCTATTCTTTGGCTAGAGAATCATATTTTGCCGAAAAAGAAATAGGCTTGCAGAAAGAAAAAAACGAATTTTTGCATACAGAAAATGCCTTTTTGATAGATAAGCATGGCCATATTAGAGGAGTTTATAATGCAACCTTACCACTTGACATAGAAAATTTAGTAAAAGATATTCATGTATTGAAATCCGTTGATTAG
- a CDS encoding S41 family peptidase has product MKKTLLTAAILSCTSLFIQAQNNLLLRQPAINKDGSVVAFSFQGDIWTVPSSGGKATRLTIHEAYESNPVFSPDGNQIAFSGARFGNNDVFVMPTEGGMAKRLTYHSGNDLVSSWTQADKIVFSTNREFKQIERPNEVYAINPKGGTEFRVLDAVGFDPVYSPDGRFMVFVRGDINPVARQEYKGSSDRDLWLYDNKNKTFLQLPGFETNDVFPQWVGNNTVYFLSSNEGVYNIYRLKIDANGKAMDKPEKLTNYKDESIRAFSVSADGNSIVFEKDMNLYTMKINGGSAQKLNVKISADERLDASEQKTFTSGANEYAVSPNGKLLAYSIRGEIFVKEADKEKSRSINVSEHPFRDIEPTWLNDSTLLFSSDRNNGNFDIYMVRSTDSTQRNIFKSLKHEIVQLTKTPGDETSMSVSGDGKKIAYVRGRGTFVVADITTDGKLSNEKILNDSWASPSGIVWSPDNKWLAYSLEDLYFNEEIFIQAADNSTKAVNVSMHPRTDRRPFWSADGSKLGFLSERSVGRSFDVWFAWLKKEDWEKETQDWQERDTPAAEAAPAKPNDKKDKTPKPIKIDFDKIHERVVQVTNFTGDESDLVISKDGETFYYTTASSNAKGRDLYSIKWDGKDLKEITKGGANPSGVTMDKDGKYLYYARQGALARIDVKSNVSESLPFVAKMKIDYMAERTQVFEEAWRTIRDGFYDPKFHGNDWVKLHDKYKERCINASTGNDFRDMFNLLLGELNSSHMGLTVTERADTQRESTGLLGTELVPVAGGVRINHVVPETPADKEKSKLNEGDVIIAVNGEAVAENGNFYELLNGLVNEKVLLTVKATDGKTREVAIRLTASIANNLYEEWVEGRKKLVEKYSNGRLGYIHIKGMDFPSFEVVEREFTAAGYGKDGIIIDVRYNGGGSTTDYLMTILNYKQHAYTIPRGASNDLEKDKLKFRDYYPLGERLVYAAWTKPSIALCNEGSYSNAEIFSHAYKSLGIGKLVGVPTNGSVISTGGKGLMDGSFVRLPFRGWFTKATDKNQELGPAIPDIIVENQPDWIAKGTDDQLKAAVDELLKEINSKK; this is encoded by the coding sequence ATGAAAAAAACTCTCCTAACCGCAGCAATTCTTAGCTGTACAAGCCTTTTTATTCAAGCACAAAATAATTTATTGCTACGTCAGCCAGCCATTAATAAAGATGGTTCGGTAGTAGCTTTTTCGTTTCAGGGCGATATTTGGACAGTTCCGAGTTCTGGTGGAAAAGCCACTCGCTTAACTATTCATGAGGCTTATGAAAGTAACCCAGTTTTTAGTCCAGATGGCAACCAAATTGCTTTTTCAGGAGCGAGATTTGGTAATAATGATGTATTCGTCATGCCAACTGAAGGTGGTATGGCTAAACGCCTAACTTACCATTCTGGCAATGACTTGGTTTCGAGTTGGACTCAAGCTGATAAAATCGTTTTCTCAACCAACCGAGAATTTAAACAAATCGAACGCCCGAATGAGGTTTATGCGATTAACCCTAAAGGTGGTACAGAATTCCGTGTACTCGATGCCGTAGGATTCGACCCAGTTTATTCACCTGATGGCCGATTCATGGTTTTTGTTCGTGGTGATATTAATCCTGTGGCTCGTCAAGAATACAAAGGTAGTTCTGACCGTGACCTATGGCTTTATGATAACAAAAATAAAACTTTCCTGCAGTTACCGGGTTTCGAAACCAACGATGTTTTTCCGCAATGGGTCGGAAATAATACTGTTTATTTTTTAAGTAGTAATGAAGGCGTTTATAATATCTATCGCTTGAAAATTGACGCTAATGGAAAAGCAATGGATAAACCTGAAAAACTGACCAATTATAAAGATGAGTCGATTCGAGCATTTAGCGTATCAGCCGATGGTAATTCGATTGTTTTTGAAAAAGACATGAATCTTTATACCATGAAAATCAATGGTGGTTCTGCCCAGAAATTGAATGTGAAAATCAGTGCAGATGAACGTTTAGATGCATCCGAACAGAAAACTTTTACCAGCGGAGCAAATGAGTATGCGGTTTCGCCTAATGGTAAATTATTGGCTTATTCAATTCGTGGTGAAATATTTGTAAAGGAAGCAGATAAAGAAAAGTCAAGAAGTATCAATGTTTCTGAACATCCTTTCCGTGATATAGAACCTACTTGGCTTAATGATTCTACTCTACTCTTCAGCAGCGACCGTAATAATGGTAATTTTGATATCTACATGGTACGCTCTACCGATAGCACTCAACGCAATATTTTCAAATCACTGAAGCACGAAATCGTACAACTTACTAAAACACCAGGGGATGAAACCAGTATGAGTGTGTCTGGTGATGGAAAGAAAATAGCTTACGTACGTGGGCGAGGAACATTTGTGGTGGCCGATATTACAACTGATGGTAAATTGAGCAACGAGAAAATTTTAAACGATAGTTGGGCATCTCCAAGTGGTATTGTTTGGAGTCCGGATAATAAATGGTTAGCCTACTCATTAGAAGATTTATATTTTAACGAAGAAATCTTTATTCAAGCCGCCGATAATTCTACAAAAGCCGTCAATGTTTCGATGCATCCACGAACTGACCGTCGTCCATTTTGGAGTGCTGATGGTTCGAAGTTGGGTTTCCTATCTGAGCGTAGTGTAGGTCGTAGTTTTGATGTTTGGTTTGCTTGGTTGAAAAAAGAAGATTGGGAAAAAGAAACCCAAGATTGGCAAGAACGCGATACACCTGCCGCTGAAGCTGCTCCTGCTAAACCAAACGATAAAAAAGATAAAACACCAAAGCCAATTAAAATCGACTTTGATAAAATTCATGAACGAGTAGTACAGGTAACTAACTTCACTGGTGATGAAAGTGACCTTGTAATCTCGAAAGATGGTGAGACTTTCTACTATACAACCGCTAGTAGTAATGCGAAGGGGCGTGACCTATACAGTATTAAATGGGATGGCAAAGATTTGAAAGAAATCACCAAAGGAGGGGCAAATCCATCGGGAGTAACCATGGATAAAGATGGAAAGTATTTATATTATGCTCGTCAAGGAGCTTTGGCACGAATTGATGTAAAATCAAATGTATCAGAATCACTGCCTTTTGTTGCAAAAATGAAAATTGATTATATGGCAGAGCGTACACAAGTATTTGAAGAAGCATGGAGAACCATTCGAGATGGTTTCTATGACCCCAAATTCCATGGCAATGATTGGGTAAAACTGCATGATAAATACAAAGAACGTTGTATCAATGCCAGCACGGGCAATGACTTCAGAGATATGTTTAATTTACTTTTGGGCGAACTTAACTCAAGTCACATGGGCTTAACCGTAACTGAAAGAGCAGACACTCAACGTGAATCAACTGGATTATTAGGTACAGAATTAGTACCTGTGGCGGGCGGAGTAAGAATAAACCATGTAGTGCCAGAAACACCTGCAGATAAAGAAAAAAGCAAACTCAATGAGGGCGATGTAATTATTGCCGTAAATGGTGAAGCTGTTGCAGAAAATGGCAATTTTTATGAGTTATTGAATGGATTAGTCAATGAAAAAGTGTTACTTACTGTGAAAGCTACTGATGGAAAAACACGTGAAGTAGCTATTAGACTCACGGCAAGTATCGCTAATAACCTTTATGAGGAATGGGTAGAAGGCCGCAAAAAATTGGTTGAAAAATACTCGAATGGACGTTTGGGCTATATTCATATTAAAGGTATGGATTTTCCGAGTTTTGAAGTAGTTGAACGTGAATTTACAGCGGCTGGTTATGGTAAAGATGGAATCATCATTGATGTTAGATATAATGGTGGTGGTTCAACGACCGATTACTTAATGACCATCCTCAACTACAAGCAACACGCCTACACGATACCACGAGGAGCAAGTAATGATTTAGAGAAAGATAAACTCAAATTTAGAGATTATTATCCTTTGGGTGAAAGATTAGTCTATGCGGCATGGACAAAGCCTTCTATTGCTCTTTGTAATGAAGGTAGCTACTCTAATGCAGAGATTTTCTCTCATGCTTACAAATCGCTTGGTATTGGTAAATTGGTAGGTGTGCCAACTAATGGCTCAGTAATTTCAACTGGTGGAAAAGGTTTGATGGATGGCTCATTTGTTCGTTTACCATTCCGTGGGTGGTTTACAAAGGCTACTGATAAAAACCAAGAACTCGGACCAGCAATTCCAGATATTATTGTAGAAAATCAACCAGATTGGATTGCTAAAGGCACTGACGACCAGCTTAAAGCAGCCGTCGATGAACTTTTGAAAGAGATAAATTCGAAGAAGTAA